In Saccharothrix violaceirubra, the following are encoded in one genomic region:
- a CDS encoding signal peptidase I yields MTANWQAGNAAEDTTETRGWLVGHFIDPSEGVRSQQDVEVKWFTHPAGDKRVEWTSDDQRTTLVLLVQGNFRVDTTEGNTTMSRPGDYVMWGAGIDHSWEALAESTVMTVRWPSQG; encoded by the coding sequence GTGACCGCCAACTGGCAAGCCGGAAACGCCGCCGAGGACACCACCGAGACTCGCGGCTGGCTGGTCGGCCACTTCATCGACCCGTCCGAGGGTGTGCGGTCCCAACAGGACGTCGAGGTCAAGTGGTTCACCCACCCGGCCGGCGACAAGCGCGTCGAGTGGACCTCGGACGACCAGCGCACGACGCTGGTCCTGCTGGTACAGGGCAACTTCCGGGTGGACACCACCGAAGGCAACACGACCATGAGCCGCCCCGGCGACTACGTCATGTGGGGCGCGGGCATCGACCACTCGTGGGAAGCGCTCGCCGAGTCGACCGTCATGACGGTCCGCTGGCCTTCACAGGGCTGA
- a CDS encoding transcriptional regulator: MRVARTVLEQRIWDRQQTMEEFVDYVEVFARESGEPGTISLRHLHRLIAGRRSSGQPLGLVRPATARLLERIFRTGIHELLAEPSAEHSTGSAAEGVAVGGHPGLAEMLDWLDERAEWPLGESRRRVHTKLSTFEAGALVDRRSRRGRAGREQIVRALRGYYRRGLAGYEMYQARCGSRDVSTSILTRPEWLGHPVPLTPENDRLVLAGRRDASRKGLSEAVAAAAVARLAEWAALDVRVMNLPLYRLLSPDIGSAIDGTVGLVEFTEYALTADPLEGELIDAVARGAGTGALPLRGEFLPSLDAVVDLPGRVCAGGVLALCAIARPRDPYRGGPDFALLVQERSGHVLNATGRLAVVPKGFHQPLTDVRADAHVGATLLRELEEELFGRSEVDTVVGDGRAALPMHPDRLSAPMRWLAEEPDRLRMECTGFGFNLVSGNYEFASLVVIEDEEFWPRFGGMVEANWEASGLRLYSSLDDESLADLVTHESWSNEGLFALLQGLRRLSEIGGSRVRLPTFELSAL, encoded by the coding sequence ATGCGGGTGGCGCGGACGGTGCTTGAGCAGAGGATCTGGGACCGGCAACAGACCATGGAGGAGTTCGTCGACTACGTCGAGGTGTTCGCTCGGGAGTCCGGGGAGCCGGGCACGATCAGTCTCCGACACCTCCACCGACTGATTGCCGGCCGTAGATCATCCGGCCAACCACTGGGGCTGGTACGACCGGCGACTGCGCGGCTGTTGGAAAGAATTTTTCGCACCGGCATCCATGAGTTGTTGGCCGAACCCTCGGCTGAGCATTCCACGGGCAGCGCAGCCGAAGGGGTGGCTGTCGGCGGGCATCCGGGCTTGGCGGAAATGCTGGACTGGTTGGACGAGCGGGCAGAATGGCCGCTCGGGGAAAGCCGCAGGCGGGTTCACACGAAGCTCTCCACGTTCGAGGCCGGGGCGCTGGTCGACCGGCGTTCCCGGCGCGGCAGAGCGGGACGGGAGCAGATTGTTCGTGCGCTGCGCGGCTACTACCGGCGCGGCCTTGCCGGGTACGAGATGTACCAGGCGCGTTGCGGTAGCCGAGACGTGAGCACCAGCATCCTTACCCGTCCCGAGTGGCTTGGTCACCCGGTTCCGTTGACGCCGGAGAACGATCGGCTGGTGCTTGCCGGCCGTCGTGACGCCTCTCGCAAGGGGTTGAGCGAGGCGGTGGCAGCGGCGGCTGTGGCACGGCTTGCCGAGTGGGCGGCATTGGACGTGCGGGTGATGAACCTGCCGCTCTACCGGCTGCTGAGTCCGGACATCGGCTCGGCCATTGACGGCACCGTGGGCTTGGTGGAGTTCACCGAGTACGCGCTGACCGCGGACCCGCTCGAAGGTGAGTTGATCGACGCGGTCGCTCGTGGCGCCGGGACAGGCGCCCTGCCGCTTCGGGGCGAGTTCCTGCCGTCTCTCGATGCCGTGGTCGATTTGCCGGGGCGGGTGTGTGCGGGCGGAGTGCTCGCGCTGTGTGCGATCGCTCGACCACGTGATCCCTACCGTGGTGGGCCGGACTTTGCCCTGTTGGTGCAGGAACGGTCGGGCCACGTTCTCAACGCGACCGGGCGGCTTGCCGTGGTGCCGAAGGGGTTCCACCAGCCGTTGACCGATGTGCGGGCAGACGCCCATGTCGGGGCGACGCTGCTTCGGGAGCTGGAAGAGGAGCTGTTCGGACGCAGCGAGGTGGACACGGTGGTGGGTGACGGGCGCGCGGCGTTGCCGATGCACCCCGACCGGTTGTCGGCGCCGATGCGCTGGCTCGCGGAGGAACCTGACCGGTTGCGGATGGAGTGCACCGGGTTCGGGTTCAACCTGGTGAGCGGGAATTACGAGTTCGCCAGTCTGGTCGTCATCGAGGACGAGGAGTTTTGGCCGCGTTTCGGCGGGATGGTCGAGGCCAATTGGGAAGCGTCCGGCTTGCGCTTGTATTCGAGCCTTGACGACGAATCGCTCGCCGATCTTGTGACGCACGAGTCCTGGAGCAACGAAGGGCTGTTCGCGTTGCTCCAGGGACTTCGGCGGTTGTCCGAGATCGGCGGCTCACGGGTGCGGCTGCCGACCTTCGAGCTGTCAGCCCTGTGA
- a CDS encoding transcriptional regulator, with the protein MNAFDKATKLAGYRSDYALSQAMDVNRSTVTRVRAGELQPGRAFIGGALVALAPMQFDDLFEVVR; encoded by the coding sequence TTGAACGCGTTCGACAAGGCCACGAAGCTGGCCGGGTACCGCTCCGACTACGCGCTCTCGCAGGCCATGGACGTCAACCGGTCCACGGTCACGCGGGTCCGCGCCGGCGAACTCCAACCCGGCCGGGCGTTCATCGGAGGCGCGCTCGTCGCCCTGGCCCCGATGCAGTTCGACGACCTGTTCGAGGTGGTCCGGTGA